In Mus pahari chromosome 16, PAHARI_EIJ_v1.1, whole genome shotgun sequence, the DNA window ACTTGTCCCGGGGCTTCCTACTGGTCGCCAGCCAAGCAGGGAAGGGCAATTCCAGGCTGTTTAAGGATGCTGACTGCCTGCCAGCACTGGGAGCAATGTTCTGCTTTCCTGTTAATGAAAATCTATTTTGGAAGCTTTGAAATTAAAGTGTGTCCAACCTGTTGCCCGAAGGGCACATGTAGCTCAGAATAACTATAAGTGTGGCCCAACACAAAGTGGTAAAAATTATCTAAAATACTGTGCGACatttttggtggtttttgttgttgttgttggtggtggtggtgattttattttttgtttgtttggctgtttgtttgttaattgtaTGTGAATCTTGTAAATGACAGAAGTAAGCTACAGGGTCAAAGGCTTGATGTGCGTAAAGCCATTTAGGTGGGGGAGCCAACTACTGAGGGCAGATTAGAGACACTTTTAAGCCttgcaagcgtgaggacctgagttcaatacataagaactcagtaaaaaaaaaaaaaaaagccagatgtggtggcacatggttGTCACCTCAACGTGGCAGTCAGGTCACGCTGGCCCCAGTCTAGTATACATGGAAAGGTtcaggccagagagagagagagagagagagagagagagagagagaccctgtcactaAAATACAAAGTAGGTCTCACGTGAGAAATGCATCTGAGGTTGTCCCCAGGCttctccacacatgcatgcatacatgtgtgcctgcacacacatgaacatgtatgtgtatgcatgggaAAACACGGACACACTAAGGTATGGATGGGAAAGAGAGTGGATGTTGAATGTGGTGTATGGCACATCTTTGAGAAGGAGATGCTGAAAACAACCCACAGCTCAATCTCCAGGAGATCTTGGGGAGAGAGCCAGCTGGATTGCTTGGGTAGCTTGGGGATCTAGCCCTTACTTCAGGCTGGTCTGTCACGGTCCTTCCATAAGGTGCTTTGCCTTGTCCCtagcatcttcctgcctctcttagAAGAGAGATCGTCAGCTTCTAATCATCTGTGACCTTGGCTCGCTGGGAGGGGGCCATTATTCATCTGTACCTTTTGTTTAGTTGAGTTTGAGTTGGCTGGCaatggctttggttttgttgttgttgttgttgttgttttgggtttttaaaaatagatttagaaaGTAGATCTTGGCATCCAAAATTAAGAACCAGCTAGTGGGTGACGTAgcatctgaaaacaaacaaaacaaaacaagaaaacaacgcCTAAAAGAGCAAAATCCAACCCAGAGTGATTCACATGGTGCTCGCCCTCTCCCCCTACTACCCCCCTTACAGGTCTCCCAGCCAGTGTTTCTCTCACCACCCCTGCAGGGCAGGGTGGAGGTTGTGTTGGGTCCTGGGGCTATAATCACAACATCGCAGTCTTATCTTGTTTCAAAGCAAACACAGTCTCAGAGTTTTTAGAGattctcttctccccccccccccattcccattcacgggggcaggggtgggggtgggagtggggaagcaCCCTGTCTTGCTTTAAAAACATACATGTTTTGATGGTGTTGTGAAAACAAGTTGTAAAACCCTCATGCCAGTCTGTCAGTAAGTGACTCTTTGCTACCTTGTCACAGGTCTCCGAGAGTGGCACCGAGAGCCTGGAgctcccagagagagagagcaagcaaaacAGCTCCTTCGAGACCCCCAGGAGACGGTCCTACTCCCTGACAATCCAGAACACTACGGTCTGCAGCTCAGGCACCTACAGGTGTGCCCTGCAGGAGCTCGGAGGGCAGCGCAACTTGAGTGGCACGGTGGTTCTGAAGGTGACAGGTGAGCTCACCTCACTTCGTTTCTTCTCACAGACCGGGGTGCACTTTCTGCAGGCCCCAAAGTCTCGCCTCTCCCAGAATGAGAATCCACAGCTCAGGACAACATCTGTGGCTGGAAGTGAATTCCTCTGAAGAATATCATAACTTTTTCTTTACGTGGCTTAATCTATGCACTGACTTTTGCCCAACATTTGCAAGGGACTGAGGCCAGAAATAATAAACATTACTGTCTATGAGGCCCTGGCTTTGCACAACAGTTACACTCTCCTCATGTCACCTAGCTGAAAGCTATTAGAACTAAGACAATAATCTTCAGCTCACAAAAACATGACTGCTTTTTAAAGGGCCAGCCAGTGTTTgcacttttctcactgctgttgctgcatacacacacacaccttacacccTTTCTAATCTCCAGACTCCCGCCCCCATTCTTGTTTGCTTGTCTTAGTGACACATTATATACTTGCCATGCAACGTATGGATTAGCTGAATACCCATCTTCCCCAGGGAGCATTTCTCcattctgtgatttctttagtgCACAGCAGATCCTCAACCCAAGTGGATAAGAAATGGCAATAGCTGACCAAGAGAGACAGTTATGAGGGACCAGGCAGAAATGAACAAAGCACAGTTGGTtgccttccattttctcttccaacACAGTATTGCCTCCAAGTTAAGGGTCAGGCTGCAATGCATTGTTTAGATCTGGCTCAAATGTTAACTGACACTCACTAGCGCGTAGCTGGCTATGTAACCGTTTTAATATAAGCATCATTTCTCAAATGGGGGCAGTAACTATATTCTGTATTCTATGTTTGTGGTTAAACCTAATGAGATATCCCATTAGGATATTAAGTACAGTGACTGAGCTGGACAGACTGCTCGGGCAGTGTTAGTGATCTCTAAGATACTGTCTCTTAACCTTTTCTGTTGAGTTATAGATCCTGGTGAGAATCTAGTCCTAGTGTATTGCAGTTTTGAATTCAATCTCAAATCCGTAAGACTCAAGGGAACAATCTCTTGGAATCATCTGCCTGCAGCCTGGCTCTGCCCAGGCTGTGAGCCAAGCCCATTGGCGACCTCACGGGCAGTACGAGCCAAACATCAGCTCGTGCCTGGATGGGACAAGGCCCTTCCTCCCACACTGCTCCTGGCTGAGGCCTCCCTTCTGCCCCTCTCTAATGCCACAGCCAGAGCTTCAGAAATCCCGATGGAGCTGGTCCGCCCAGCCCACTCTGCTGGCCTTCTCTAAGAACTGCATTTAACTGACTGGCAATGGTTAGAATGCTCACCTAGTGTGTGGGAAACTCTGGGTTCAGTTTGAAGTACCAATAAAATCCAGAGTTGGCAGCCCATGCCTATAATCTAAGATGGTActtagaaggtagagacaggaggatcgagAAGTTCAGAGTCATCTCTGTTCTCATGGTGATTTCACAGCCAACTTGGGCTACGCGATACCCGGTCTCaagaagacaaataaaacaaacctccAGTTGGATTTCTTGGACAAGACTAGGCAGATTCCCCTGCCCCATTTTCTAGCCAGAGTGCCTTAATGTGAGGTCATTCACCGGAGAGTTCCACTTGTCACAAGAACTTTAGGTAGTCAAAGCTCAGCAAACATCCCACCCACCCAGTACCAGACGCCCAGAGCAATGTGACAGCAAGCTCTCAATGTCACTACCACCATGACTGGTCTTTGCTGATTGGCAGATTTGGGGTTAGTGATGGCGACATTAGGaccagaggaagcaggaaaggagTAGGGTAGACATGTCTTTGAATGTATTCACGGGTTCCTTTTCGTTTTTTTTCAGGATGCCTCAAGGAAGCTACACAGTCAACTTTCAGGAAGTACAGGGCAGAAGCCGTGTTGCTCTTCTCTCTGGTCGTCTTTTACCTGACCCTCATCATTTTCACCTGCGTAAGTGAAAGCACCTATTGCCGTGATGTAGTCCCCAGGGTCCTGCTGATTCCTGTAGGTTTTGTGGGCTGTGTGAATGATGtggagagaggctgagaggcaCTCTGAAGGCTGGCTGGGCTTTTGAGGCCTGCACACTGGGAAGCACATGGGGGTTCTTCCAGCTTGGTTCTGGTTTAGAGAGCCGTGTGAAACATGGTCTAAAGTCTGTGAGGTTAGGCAGCTTGGGTTGTGTAGGAAAGTCTGAGGAGTCCCATGAAGATCTGAACGACTTGTGGCCACAGTGCCACTATCCATCACCTTGGGGCTGAGACTTTGCTGCAGTGGCATCCCCTTTGATCACGCTGGCCCGGGTCTGTTTTCTCATAGTGGCTCTACTTATATTTTTGCAGTTCCCATCCTCTTTAAGATTTGACCCTAAAAGTCCCCTGGAGTGGAGGGGGGTAGCTGACAGTACTTGGATATTCTTGACATGTTCTTTAGCTGTTGGTCACAGGCTCCAGTTGGAAGCTCTTAATCCCATTATTGCTTGGCTGTTCACCTGGACTGACCACGGCCCTCAGGGAGCAGGGCTATCTGAGACTGACCAACTGAAAAGCAATCATCACCCTATGTCTCAGGGCCACCAGAAGGGCTGGCTCCACAGGAACCAGGATAGACTCATCCTGAAGCCATTCAGGGCTGGCCTTTGTTACCTACCATATTCTTGTATTCAGTTGTCTCTCTTACTGTGTAAACCATGTGTCTGGTTTCTATCTTAAAATCAATCAACAAGTATCACATCATATCCTGtaactatataaaattattatatgtgaatacaaatttaaatcacctgtttacttaaaaaaaacaatcagaacaaaatgaaatactGGTGTTTCATAATCAGGCAAGGGTGTAATACTCATGACTTTGAAATGAATTGTTGAATAGTagactaagatttttttttggatgttATCAATTTCTCAAAGAATGATTACATCAATTAATCTGAAAAAGATTCTTAAGGTGAATCTATTTTTGGTGGTGCCATTCATTAAATATAAAGCCTTTCATAAGTGTGCTTTAAATAAAGCAGAGGCTGTGtttaaaatagttataaaaaaaa includes these proteins:
- the Cd83 gene encoding CD83 antigen isoform X2 → MSQGLQLLLLGCACSLAPTMAMREVTVACSETADLPCTAPWDPQLSYAVSWAKVSESGTESLELPERESKQNSSFETPRRRSYSLTIQNTTVCSSGTYRCALQELGGQRNLSGTVVLKDASRKLHSQLSGSTGQKPCCSSLWSSFT
- the Cd83 gene encoding CD83 antigen isoform X1 gives rise to the protein MSQGLQLLLLGCACSLAPTMAMREVTVACSETADLPCTAPWDPQLSYAVSWAKVSESGTESLELPERESKQNSSFETPRRRSYSLTIQNTTVCSSGTYRCALQELGGQRNLSGTVVLKVTGCLKEATQSTFRKYRAEAVLLFSLVVFYLTLIIFTCKFARLQSIFPDISKPGTEQAFLPVTSLSKHLGPVTLPKTETV